A single genomic interval of Dysidea avara chromosome 6, odDysAvar1.4, whole genome shotgun sequence harbors:
- the LOC136257723 gene encoding inactive serine/threonine-protein kinase TEX14-like, producing the protein MKFKRKKFVGKPTGIRLIEYAKRGELKKLQDILRSGLINVNCVEPKYHSSALFWASYHGHRKVVLELLKRGANPNLTTVYLQTAVHAACMGGSVAVLCALLEYGGDLRLQTLNNETPRDVAVRKRHMAIVSVIEDAFSLTTTLSGNDIVHGKHMMRPANSYIKACPRWMHNVSSMCSFERVSPTSSCHCASCEKLTVFDYGYAYPFGAGIQPGAYGMVPEIISAELSKSLSREPNLPGSVYEQTRWQDYEVTVKRCMETSKLSYRCYGYTNKQLFKEVDLLSKLRHPNIVLIMAVCCGPTSNDILAVMEPATLGTLYNLLHHETDHKLTHYEKCCVVCDVLDGLYYLHKLRGIIHCAISSHSVLLSTRGAKLSNFQLSLEAEGSSSEVTCNDNKFLFPWMAPEVLAGRIPTPDTDRYSLGVLLWEIYSESVPWVGKRSTEVFKAVVVNKEILNTTLLPWTNLQQLLTNLYTNQPIHRPSIDKIRNVIHKINLCHCACRN; encoded by the exons atgaaatttaaaaggaagaaATTCGTAGGCAAACCCACTGGTATACGACTGATAGAATATGCTAAAAGAGGAGAACTTAAAAAGTTGCAGGACATTCTTCGGTCCGGGCTGATTAATGTCAACTGTGTTGAACCGAAATATCACTCCAGTGCATTATTTTGGGCCTCCTACCACGGACATCGTAAAGTAGTGTTGGAGTTGTTGAAGAGAGGCGCTAACCCTAATCT GACAACAGTTTACCTACAGACTGCAGTACACGCAGCTTGTATGGGTGGAAGTGTGGCTGTACTTTGTGCTCTGCTAGAGTATGGTGGGGATCTGAGGCTACAAACATTAAACAATGAAACACCTCGAGATGTTGCAGTGAGGAAGCGTCATATGGCTATAGTCAGTGTTATTGAAGATGCAT TTTCTCTGACTACCACTTTATCAGGAAATGATATTGTTCATGGAAAA CATATGATGAGACCAGCTAACTCGTACATCAAAGCTTGTCCACGGTGGATGCATAATGTCTCATCAATGTGCAGTTTTGAGAGGG TATCCCCTACTTCATCATGTCACTGTGCCAGTTGTGAGAAGTTAACAGTGTTTGACTATGGCTATG CTTATCCATTTGGTGCTGGTATTCAACCTGGTGCTTACGGAATGGTTCCTGAGATTATTTCTGCTGAGCTGAGCAAG TCATTGTCAAGGGAACCAAACCTACCAGGGTCAGTATATGAGCAGACCAGATGGCAGGATTATGAAGTAACTGTTAAGAGATGTATGGAGACCAGTAAGCTATCATATAGGTGTTATGGTTACACTAACAAACAATTGTTTAAGGAAGTAGACTTGTTAAG TAAACTACGTCATCCTAACATTGTATTGATAATGGCAGTATGTTGTGGTCCTACCAGTAATGACATATTAGCAGTGATGGAGCCGGCTACACTAGGAACACTATATAATCTACTACATCATGAAACTGATCACAAGTTGACACATTATGAAaagtgttgtgtagtgtgtgatgtGTTAGATG GATTGTATTACCTACACAAGTTACGAGGGATTATTCATTGTGCTATTTCATCTCATAGTGTCTTGCTGAGTACACGAGGAGCTAAG TTGAGCAACTTCCAGTTGTCATTAGAGGCTGAAGGCAGCTCCAGTGAGGTAACTTGTAATGATAACAAGTTCTTGTTCCCCTGGATGGCTCCTGAAGTGTTAGCAGGAAGGATACCCACACCA GATACTGATAGGTACAGTTTGGGTGTGTTGCTATGGGAGATATACTCTGAgagtgttccatgggttggaaAGAGGTCAACTGAAGTATTTAAGGCTGTAGTGGTAAATAAAGAAATACTAAATACCACTCTTCTACCATGGACTAACCTACAACAATTACTGACTAACTTGTACACAAACCAGCCCATCCATCGACCCAGTATTGACAAG ATCAGGAACGTCATTCACAAGATAAACTTGTGTCATTGTGCTTGTAGAAACTAG